The following proteins are co-located in the Neisseria sp. Marseille-Q6792 genome:
- the grxC gene encoding glutaredoxin 3 has translation MQTVTMYTGPFCPYCTMAKRLLHAAGVGHIDEIRVDASPEAFAEMQQLSGQRSVPQIFIGETHIGGFTDLYRLQQEGGLDGLLNP, from the coding sequence ATGCAGACCGTTACCATGTACACAGGTCCGTTTTGTCCCTACTGCACGATGGCGAAAAGGCTGCTGCACGCGGCAGGTGTCGGACATATCGACGAAATCCGTGTCGATGCAAGCCCCGAAGCCTTTGCCGAAATGCAGCAGCTTTCGGGACAGCGCAGCGTGCCGCAGATTTTCATCGGCGAAACGCACATCGGCGGATTTACCGACCTCTACCGCCTCCAGCAGGAAGGCGGGCTGGACGGACTGCTGAACCCTTAA
- the secB gene encoding protein-export chaperone SecB yields MSEELQPVFSIERLYVKDLSLEVPHAPQIFLEQGEPEVDMRVSTGSQKLEDGYYNVDVTVTVTAKLDNERTMFLNEVTQSGIFRLENIPEEDADLLLGVACPNILFPYAREAVSSTVTRAGFPPVLLAPINFEAIYQQQQEAEAAGA; encoded by the coding sequence ATGAGCGAAGAACTGCAACCCGTATTCAGCATCGAACGACTGTATGTCAAAGACTTGTCTTTGGAAGTGCCGCACGCGCCGCAAATCTTTTTGGAACAGGGCGAGCCCGAAGTGGATATGCGCGTTTCCACCGGCAGCCAAAAGCTGGAAGACGGCTACTACAACGTGGACGTTACCGTTACCGTTACCGCCAAATTGGATAACGAGCGCACGATGTTTTTGAACGAAGTAACCCAAAGCGGTATTTTCCGTCTGGAAAACATCCCCGAAGAAGATGCCGACCTGCTGCTCGGCGTGGCGTGTCCGAACATCCTCTTCCCTTACGCGCGCGAAGCCGTTTCCAGTACGGTAACGCGCGCCGGCTTCCCGCCCGTCCTGCTTGCGCCGATTAATTTTGAGGCGATTTACCAACAACAGCAGGAAGCCGAAGCCGCCGGAGCTTGA